CAATCCCGACGGCTCTACATACAATTCAGAAGACGACTATCGCTTAACTTCCTGCGGCAAATGGATTCGGCGGTTTTCGTTAGACGAGCTGCCCCAGGTTTTGAACGTGCTGAAAGGTGAAATGAGCCTTGTAGGGCCCAGGCCGGATTTGCCCTCTCAGGAAAAATTCTATGTGGGCAATGAGCGCGACAAGCTTTTGGTGCGGCCCGGCATTACGGGTTATTCCCAGGCCTATTTCAGAAACTCCATTAGCTGGAAGGAACGGATTGGGTTTGATATTTTTTATATCCAGAATGTTTCCTTTATAATGGATATGAAAATTATTTTGAAAACTGTTACAGCTTTGTTTCAATCAAAAAACATTTACAATACAGCCGTTCCATCTCCCTGTCCAACGGTGGAAACTGTTGTGAAGGGGTGAAAAAATGTCATTTGCAGTTCACGGTCTTGCGTGGGACACAGAATATTTCGGCTTTCCCTGTGCAAACATTGATATTTCGGGGACGCTGTCGGATAACGACGCAAAAGAACTGGTTCGGTTATCAAGGCAATACCGGTTTGTCACCATCCACAACCCGGATGCATTGATTGGCAACGAAAAAACAATTTTAAGCTTACCCAATACGATAAAAACAGATGTCAATATTCGGCTGTGCAGTTCAGACCCTGCGGGCATTGAGGGGGCTGTTTCTGCACTGCCGTTAGAAATAAAAGAGGGATATTCCGTTGTTTTGGACAATAATATGCCCCTCAGTCCCGATGTGTTTGACGCTGTGCAGGGTTCGTTCGTCCATTCCCGTTTTTATCAGGACAAGCACATTACAACGGAAAAGGCCGACGGCGTGTTTTATAACTGGCTGAAAAATGCTCAGAACAGGCCGGACAAGTATTTTTGTATTTGCAGATATCAAGGCCGCTGCGCCGGTGTTATGCTGCTTTCTTTCATCGACAAAAAAAGCATAGTCATTGAGCTGTTATCCGTCTGCAAAACGTTTCAGAACACGGGAATCGGAACCTTAATGATGCGCCGGCTGGGCGTGTTTCGTGCTGAAAAAAACGTGACAAAAATTTTAGTTGGCACACAGGAGCGCAACAGCGCGGCTTTGGCCTTTTATAAAAAAAATAATTTTAAAACAGACAGAAAAACCCATATATATCATATGTGGAATAATTGAAGGAAATGAAGTCTGCATGAATATACTTTATCTTACATCCGTTTTCCCGCGTCCTGAAAACGGCGCCACCATATATACTGACCTTGCCTGCGAGCTGTCCCGCAGGGGACACAGTCTGACGGTGGTGGTTGCGGATGGAAAAAAAACGCAGAAACAGGCGCAGTTGGGAACCGAGCGCGGTTTGGAAGTTCTTCGCGTCCGCACCGGAAACCTATATAATGTGGGCTTTTTAAAAAAAGGACTGGCAACCCTTTTGCTCAGTCATCACTTAAAAAGAGGCATAATGCGGTTTTTGAAAAACAGGACGTATGACCTGATTTTGTATGAAACGCCGCCCCTTGCCGTTTATAAAACGGTTCAATATGCGAAAAAAAGATTTGGTGCATCGTCCTTTTTAATGCTAAAGGACATTTTTCCGCAAAACGGCGTAGACCTGGGAATTTATAAAAAGAACAGCTTCATATTTCAATATTTTAGAAGACAGGAAAATGCGCTTTACCGCGTGTCGGACAAAATTGGCTGCATGTCGAAAGCCAATATGGAATATATGAAAAAACACAACCCGGCGGTATCCGGCAAGGTAGTTTTTTTCCCCAATACCAAGGCGGTTTCTGAAATGCCGGCAATTTTGAAAGCGTCTGTCAGGGAAAAATTCCATCTGCCAGCGGACAAAACCATTTTTGTATTTGGCGGAAACATTGGGCTTCCTCAGTCGCCAGACGCCTTAATTGCGTGCGCGAAAAAAATTTGCGAAATGGAAAAGGCCTTTTTTCTCGCCGTTGGACGGGGAACGCACACCGAGTATGTGCGCCATGCGCTGAGCAACGCGGACAATTTTATGGTTTTAAACGAATTGAAGCGGTGTGATTATGAGGAATTGCTGTCTGCATGTGATGTCGGTCTGATTTTTTTAGACAGCCGGTTTACGGTTCCCAACTTCCCCTCCCGAATTCTTTCCTATATGAATTTTTCTCTGGCAGTTTTGGCCTGCACCGATAACGTCAGCGATATAAAAGACTTACTTTCGGAGGCTGGCTGCGGTTTTTGGTGTAAGAACGGTTGCCTTGCGCAATTTAAACAGTTTGCCAGAAAACTGTGCGAAAATCCTCAAATGCGGGAAGAAATGGGACGAAAGGGCTATTTATTTTTTAAAGAGCGTTTAAACCCAGGCATAAGCGCAGATTTGCTAGAAACATATATGGGAAATTGAATGGGTGAAATTTGATGAACGTGTTATACCTTACGAACCTCCCGGCGCCTTACCGTGTAGATTTTTTTAACGAGCTGGGGAAAGAGGTGAACCTGACTGTTTTATATGAACGCCAAACCGCCGGCGACAGGGACGCGCGCTGGCGCAGCAGAAACGCTGAAAACTTTCGCGAACTCTATTTAGGCGGTGTAAAAATCAGCGCGGCGGCTTCTTTTTCCCGAAACGTCCTGCACTATTTGAAAGACAATTCTTTCGACGTGCGAATCATCGGCGGATACAGCACACCAACCGAAATGCTTGCAATCAGGTATATGAAACGGCATAACATGCGGTATATTTTAAGCATAGACGGCGGTTTTCCTGCAAAGGAGCATCCGCTTTTAAAAAAGATAAAAACCTATTTTATTTCGGGCGCCGCCCTGTATTTGGGAACCGGGAAAAACGCAGCCGGCTATTTTACTCACTATGGTGCAGACCGAAATAAGATTTTACAATATCATTTTACGTCCCTTTTTAAAAATGACATGTTAGCGGCGCCGCCCACGGAGCCGGAAAAAATAAAATTAAGAAAAGAGCTGGGCATTTGCGCAAAAAAAATGGTTTTGTCCGTTGGGAGGCTGCTGCCTTTAAAGCGCTACGATTTATTAATTGAAGCGGCGAAAGACTTTCCCGACACGGAAGTCGTCATTGTGGGGGGAACGGCCGACCGTTACCATATGGAGCTTATTGACCGCATGGGGGCAAAAAACGTGCGGTTTATAGACTTTTTACCCTACAGCGGCCTGGTTCGTTACTTTCGCGCGGCAGACGTGTTCGTAATGCCGTCTGATTCCGACGTTTGGGGAATGGTTTTGGTTGAGGCAATGGCAAACGGGCTCCCGGTAATTGCCACAGACAGCTGCGGCGCCGCGCCCGACTTGATTTTAGAAGGGGAAAACGGGATGATTGTGCCAAAGGGCAATATGATGAAAATTCGTGAAGGGCTTGCATTTTTATTATCTTCAGACCACACACGATATTGCTTTGGAAAAAAAAGCCTTTCTGTTATAAAGGAGTATACGATTGAAAACGAGGTACGCGACCACATACAGGCGATTGATACATTCATGGGCAGATAACATCATATCCTTATTAGATGTGTTTTCCGCTTTTCTGCAGACCAGGCTTGCCCCTGCCGTAAACGGTGTTACCAGGCGGTTCCCCCGGATTGCAGAATTTTTTAAAAACCTTACGCCAAAAAAACTGTTCGCCTTTTTGTGTATGGTGTCTGTTCTGTCGCAGATTGATTTTTTGTCTGAAATCTGGCTTGTCCGTGCCGCGGTTATTTTGCTATGGTTCATGGCGTTTCTTTTTTTTGCCGCAAAGTCGCGCCTTAAGCTGCAGCGGGAGACGTTGTTTTTCCTCTGTCCCATTTTAATTTTTGATTTACTCACATTTTTAACCGGTCTGGTGAAAGGAAACCTTTCCGGTTATCTGTGTTCGCCAATTACCTATTCGGCAAACCTCTCTGCGTTTGTATTCCTAACAGGGTCGCTGGCCGGCGCTGTTTCGGGAAAAAAACTGATTCTTACCGGCGCTAAGGTCTATGTCCTCTGTGCCATTTTCATATCCATTTACACCATCATAACCAGTTTTTCAGGAATTTGGCTCTCGGCTGAAACCTATGTTTATTCCCGCAAAAACTCCCTGGCTCCGATCATTTTAACAGCGGTTTGCTGTATCATGTTTTTAAAAATTATTAAAAATGTAAAACTGAACACACTGCTTTTGGTGTTGTTTATCGGCTTTATGGTGCTTTTAAAAAGCCGCGCGTCCATCATTGGACTCGCGGCCGCTTTGGTTGTGTGGTATGTGTGTGTGATAAAGAATAGGCGAAAACGCCTTTACATTATCATTGCTGTTCTTTTGGCAGTTCTGCTTGTCCTTGTCATACCGGCCTTGCGCGAACTGGTAATTGGAAACATTATTTTTAACAACCGCGCATCTTTAGGCGTAAACGAAATTACCTCTGGGCGTTCAGAACAGTTTACTCTCATATTTCTGGCAAATTTTCCAAATGCCCCGTTTTTCGGAAGCGGAAGCACTTACATCGAGTCGCTGCCATTAGCTGCCCTGCTCTCTTTCGGAGTTGTTTCCGCGCTGCCGCTTCTCATTTTTGCGGCTGTCCCCCTGCGCACGGCGACTCTGTTTAAAAATGGCCCGGTTCCAAAATCGTATGTATTGTTTTTAAAGGCAGCCTCCATTGCATTTTTAATCAACTGCCTTTTTGAGGAACGCGCGCCGTTCGGCCCCGGTATCACGTATTTTTTTCTCTGGTTCACCAGCGGTTTTTTCATCGGCTGTAAAAAAAATCTTTCCGTTTCCATCCGCTGACGAAAAACTGCTAAAAAAAGCTACATTATCGTGGTTAAATAACTGTAAAACTCAATCAATGCAATTTTTACCCTGGGCTCTGCATTGCTGAGGTCCAGCTTGTCCCCGAAGTCTAAAACGTTGCCAATCTGCTGAAGCTTAAACATTTCGTCACTGTCGGGTACAGTCATCTTCACTGAGCTTCTTCCCAAAAGAAAATCGATGCTCACATCAAAATAATCTGCAATTTTCCGAATCATTTCGTGATCGGGCTGTCTTTTCTCTGATTCATAATTTGCAATGCAGCTTCTGGAGATATTGAATCTCTTTGCCAGTTCGCCTTGCGTCATACCACGTGACATCCTCAGCTTTCTTAAATTTGCCGAAAAGACAGTGCTCTCTAATTCTTTCACAATCCCTTTTTACTCCTTTCTGAAAAATTTGTCAAAAATGATAAAATTCTAAATCATTTTGATGATTTTAAGTATATCAGTAAAATTGTATAAAATCAATACGAAATCCGCTAATTTTTTGTTCATCTTAAAATTGAAACATTTTATGTTTTTTTCGTGACATTGCCCATTTGCCCCTTCGCCGCCTTGACATCATATTGCCGAGATGATAAAATAAAGATGTGTAAAGTACCAATTCTGTTTCGTTGTTTTTTCACATATAATGTTAGATATATATTAATTTCTAAAGGGGCAAACAGCATGACATTGGATAAATTAAAACCGGGCGAAAGCGGCACGATTGTGGCAACAAACGGCGAGGGTGCCTTAAGACGCAGACTGCTGGACATGGGCCTTACGCCAAAGACGAAGATAACCGTCCGCAAGGTTGCGCCCTTAGGCGACCCGGTTGAACTTTATTTGCGCGGCTATGTGCTGACCATCCGGCATGAAGACGCGGCAAAAATTGAAATCACAGAGGTGATAAATTCATGAACTATCTCGCCTTAGTCGGCAACCAGAACTGCGGAAAAACCACGCTGTTTAACCGGCTGACCGGCTCAAACCAGCACGTGGGGAACTTTCCCGGCGTGACGGTGGAAAAAAAGGAAGGTGTTTTATTAAAATATAAAGATTACAGCGTTGTGGATTTGCCCGGCGTTTATTCACTTTCCCCCTATACCTCGGAAGAAATTGTCACGCGGGACTTTGCTTTAAAAGAACACCCGTGCGCCATTATTAATATTGTAGACGCAACAAACTTAGAGCGCAACCTCTATCTTTCCCTCCAGCTTATGGAGCTTGGAATTCCCATTGTCATTGCTTTAAACATGATGGACGAGGTGCGCCACAACGGAAACACCATCGACATTTTAAAGCTTTCGCAAAACTTAGGCGTGCCGGTTGTGCCCATTTCCGCCGGGAAAAATGAAGGCATTACCGAACTTGTGAAAACCATTATTAAAGTTGTTGAGAAAAACGAGCCCCCAAAAAAATTCGA
This portion of the Congzhengia minquanensis genome encodes:
- a CDS encoding sugar transferase codes for the protein MYRFLFKRVLDIIISLIALPFVLVISLILSVVIFFDDGGTPFYFAERLGKNGRVFKMYKLRTMKKNMPDLRNPDGSTYNSEDDYRLTSCGKWIRRFSLDELPQVLNVLKGEMSLVGPRPDLPSQEKFYVGNERDKLLVRPGITGYSQAYFRNSISWKERIGFDIFYIQNVSFIMDMKIILKTVTALFQSKNIYNTAVPSPCPTVETVVKG
- a CDS encoding GNAT family N-acetyltransferase encodes the protein MSFAVHGLAWDTEYFGFPCANIDISGTLSDNDAKELVRLSRQYRFVTIHNPDALIGNEKTILSLPNTIKTDVNIRLCSSDPAGIEGAVSALPLEIKEGYSVVLDNNMPLSPDVFDAVQGSFVHSRFYQDKHITTEKADGVFYNWLKNAQNRPDKYFCICRYQGRCAGVMLLSFIDKKSIVIELLSVCKTFQNTGIGTLMMRRLGVFRAEKNVTKILVGTQERNSAALAFYKKNNFKTDRKTHIYHMWNN
- a CDS encoding glycosyltransferase family 4 protein; this encodes MNILYLTSVFPRPENGATIYTDLACELSRRGHSLTVVVADGKKTQKQAQLGTERGLEVLRVRTGNLYNVGFLKKGLATLLLSHHLKRGIMRFLKNRTYDLILYETPPLAVYKTVQYAKKRFGASSFLMLKDIFPQNGVDLGIYKKNSFIFQYFRRQENALYRVSDKIGCMSKANMEYMKKHNPAVSGKVVFFPNTKAVSEMPAILKASVREKFHLPADKTIFVFGGNIGLPQSPDALIACAKKICEMEKAFFLAVGRGTHTEYVRHALSNADNFMVLNELKRCDYEELLSACDVGLIFLDSRFTVPNFPSRILSYMNFSLAVLACTDNVSDIKDLLSEAGCGFWCKNGCLAQFKQFARKLCENPQMREEMGRKGYLFFKERLNPGISADLLETYMGN
- a CDS encoding glycosyltransferase, which translates into the protein MNVLYLTNLPAPYRVDFFNELGKEVNLTVLYERQTAGDRDARWRSRNAENFRELYLGGVKISAAASFSRNVLHYLKDNSFDVRIIGGYSTPTEMLAIRYMKRHNMRYILSIDGGFPAKEHPLLKKIKTYFISGAALYLGTGKNAAGYFTHYGADRNKILQYHFTSLFKNDMLAAPPTEPEKIKLRKELGICAKKMVLSVGRLLPLKRYDLLIEAAKDFPDTEVVIVGGTADRYHMELIDRMGAKNVRFIDFLPYSGLVRYFRAADVFVMPSDSDVWGMVLVEAMANGLPVIATDSCGAAPDLILEGENGMIVPKGNMMKIREGLAFLLSSDHTRYCFGKKSLSVIKEYTIENEVRDHIQAIDTFMGR
- a CDS encoding O-antigen ligase family protein, which gives rise to MKTRYATTYRRLIHSWADNIISLLDVFSAFLQTRLAPAVNGVTRRFPRIAEFFKNLTPKKLFAFLCMVSVLSQIDFLSEIWLVRAAVILLWFMAFLFFAAKSRLKLQRETLFFLCPILIFDLLTFLTGLVKGNLSGYLCSPITYSANLSAFVFLTGSLAGAVSGKKLILTGAKVYVLCAIFISIYTIITSFSGIWLSAETYVYSRKNSLAPIILTAVCCIMFLKIIKNVKLNTLLLVLFIGFMVLLKSRASIIGLAAALVVWYVCVIKNRRKRLYIIIAVLLAVLLVLVIPALRELVIGNIIFNNRASLGVNEITSGRSEQFTLIFLANFPNAPFFGSGSTYIESLPLAALLSFGVVSALPLLIFAAVPLRTATLFKNGPVPKSYVLFLKAASIAFLINCLFEERAPFGPGITYFFLWFTSGFFIGCKKNLSVSIR
- a CDS encoding helix-turn-helix domain-containing protein; protein product: MKELESTVFSANLRKLRMSRGMTQGELAKRFNISRSCIANYESEKRQPDHEMIRKIADYFDVSIDFLLGRSSVKMTVPDSDEMFKLQQIGNVLDFGDKLDLSNAEPRVKIALIEFYSYLTTIM
- a CDS encoding FeoA family protein codes for the protein MTLDKLKPGESGTIVATNGEGALRRRLLDMGLTPKTKITVRKVAPLGDPVELYLRGYVLTIRHEDAAKIEITEVINS